The genomic window GATCATCTAAATCACCAAAGACCCGTGCTTCAGCTGGACAGCATACTACACACATTGGATCTAAACCTTCACTTGTTCTTTCTTTACAAAATGTACATTTTTCAACCACACCCACGTCACGTACAGGAACGATTCCATCTCCATAATTAAAATCTGGATGACGCTCTGCTTCTTCCCAGTTAAAGACACGTACATTATAGGGGCATGCGGCCATACAGTAGCGACAGCCGATACAGCGGCCATAATCAATTTGTACCGCTCCGTTTTCATCATAATACGTTGCGCCAACCGGACATGCTTTTTGACAAGGTGCATTATCGCAATGCTGACAGGCAATAGGGATGTATTTTCTCTTCACATTTGGAAAAATTCCTTCTACACTGTCTAACCCTTCATCTCCTTGGCTAACGACACGATTCCACAGCATACCTTGTGGAATATTGTTTTGCATTTTACATGAAATTGAACATGTATGACAGCCCATACATTTATCTAAATCGATTACCATACCATATCTCATCGTCATGCCACCTCCTATATCTTCTTCACTTCAACTAACGTATCATTGTACGGAATAACTGGACCATATCGAAGTAAGTATTGGCGTTCATTTAATGTGTCGTTCGTTACATTTTGAAGATTTCCTGCCTTCATATGCTCCGTCCACCAACCTTCATGTAACCGAACTTGTCCTGGACGTAAATATTCTGTAATTTTACATTTTGCTTGGAACGAACCTCGATCGTTAAAAATTTCTACAAGATCTCCTGTTTTCAGTTTTCTAGACTCAGCATCCTTAGAATTTATTTCTAGCTTTGGACCTGGATCGATTTGGTTAATCCATCTTGAATTTGTAAATTGTGAATGGACACGATATCGAGTATGAGCCTGACTAAATTGTAAAGGATATTTTTTAGCTAAAGAGCTGTTTTCATTTGCTTCAGATGGTAAGTCTGAGTTTGGTAAGGCTTGGTCAAATTGGGCCATTTTTTCGTGATAGATTTCTAGTTTTGTAGAAGGCGTTAAATATTTTTGATCTGTAAAACCACGGTACGGCTCATTTGGCACTTTTAAACGCATAATGAAATTGTTTTCTCTCAATGCCTCAATCGTAATTCCTTCTAATCGTGGATCACCGGAATTTAAACGATGTCTTTGCAGGTCTTCTGGCGTTTTTGGTAAATGATGATCTAAACCAAATCTAGCGGCAATTTCCTTTTCGATTTGGAAGTCTGACTTACTTTCATGTAGTGGCTTAATTACTCTTTGTGAAAGCAATACGTGCGAACGATTCACTTGCATGTTAATAATGTCATATTCACTTTCGAATGCTGTACTTGCCGGCAAAACAATGTCCGA from Bacillus sp. DTU_2020_1000418_1_SI_GHA_SEK_038 includes these protein-coding regions:
- a CDS encoding 4Fe-4S dicluster domain-containing protein, whose amino-acid sequence is MRYGMVIDLDKCMGCHTCSISCKMQNNIPQGMLWNRVVSQGDEGLDSVEGIFPNVKRKYIPIACQHCDNAPCQKACPVGATYYDENGAVQIDYGRCIGCRYCMAACPYNVRVFNWEEAERHPDFNYGDGIVPVRDVGVVEKCTFCKERTSEGLDPMCVVCCPAEARVFGDLDDPNSEVSRLIRERNGEQLLKEKGTKPKVYYLGLNGEM